Part of the Osmia bicornis bicornis chromosome 7, iOsmBic2.1, whole genome shotgun sequence genome, TGCTCGTTCTCCAATTTTCCCATCTCTTGGTTACGCAATTCCAATAATTCTTTCCTTCTCTCATCGAGTTCGGTCTTCAAATTCGCTAAAATCTCTTGTCTCTCCTTCTCGTAACACACTTCTAACTCGGCCTTCACTTTCTTCAGGTTCTCCAGCCTCGCTTTATCCATTTCGGCGATTAGATTCTGGATCTCCTGTTCCTCCTAAAacacaattaaaaaaattaattatcagaaTTTTTAGAGGGACTTTTATATTGAACCAATACCTTCTCAgccatttctcttttcagCTCCTCCAGCCTTTCGCTCATATTCTTCTGCAACTGCTGCTTCTGTTCCACGAAATTCTCTTCCAGTTCCTTCTTCGTCTGCTCCAATTTATCCTCAAACTCTTTCTTCAACATCTCTATGTCCCTCTGGTGATCCTTGCTCAGTCCTGTTCTAGTTTCGTCCAAGTTCTTACTGTGTTCTTCTTTCAAACGTTCCCTTCGCGATTGCTCCAGGTCCTGGTTCACTCTGGACAAGTCAGACGTGTCGTCGTCGTCGGTCTGTCTATCCTTCGAGAAACGTATCGCCGACTTTTTAGGCTTCACCGTCTTCGGCTTGCTCTTCCGAATGTCTTCCGAATCGCTGCTCTTCACCACGCTGCAATCGGTTTCGCTCCTCGATACCAGATcgatattctttattttcataaacTTGTTGCTGGGAACGTAATCAAGGCTGCTCTCCCTGGACAAACTGTCCCTCCGGACATTCTCTTTCGCCATCTGAGTGCGATGCTCATTTTCAGTGACGTTCTGAACGACGAAACGTTTGCCAACCACCTTCGAATTCCTCGGAGTTTCAGAGGAGGAACTCTTCCTGGTGTCCTCGTCCAGTTTGCTCTCGctatcttctttattttcatcgtCGAGACTCTGGGAACTGGATCGCTGGGAGAATAAAATGGACCCGGTAGCCTTGTTCGAGACCACCGCGGATATTCGCACGTTTTGTTCCTCCGATTCCGAATCCCAGTCGTCCTCGGAGCCGGAATAAGTGAACTTGATGTCCACTTCTTTTTCTATGTCGAAGCGAACGCTCTTCCGCTCTTCGTCCACTGGCCTGTCGTCTGTTGGGAATCAAGGGAACTGGGTGAATACAAGGTTCGACTGAAAAGAATCGTTTCAAAGCAATTGGTTGGATAACtttagaataataaataaaaatctatcGTTTTCTACCTTTCGTTCTATTTCAATATTGGACACTACTTTCTTACCATCCTCTGATTGCTTCTCCCTGAGGATCGACTTCAGTCTGTCCCCAACAATGTTACAGCCTTCGTCAGAGATGGCAACGGTGCGGAAGTCATCCAGCTTGCCACCCTCCTGGCTGGGAGTGGTGTCCCTGCTCCTGTTGCTCTTCAGGAACATGGTTCCTCCACCGCTCAGAGTCAGCTCCTTTTGTTGACTGAACTGACTAGGATGTTTCTCCTTGTCGAACTTCTCGGTTCTTTCCGACCTAGCCAACGTGGTGATGCTTAATTTATCTATGTCTATGATGTTCTCCTCGGAGCTGAACTTGCTGGACAGCTGCTCCCAATCTTTCTCGTGTCTTGGGCTCAGGGATTCCGATCTCTTCAGCACCTCTTTCAAGTCTAACTCCTGGGTGGGACTGGTGATCGTGGTGGTAGCCGCGGTTGTTGTTGCTGCGATAGGAGCCATGGCTTCCAGGACCTTGGGACACTCGTAGAACTTCGGATCTTGGAACCTGTTGATGGTATAGGATATTTTTAAACGAACATTCATATAAAGAAGGTTTATTCTTACAAACCTGAGGTTCGTGTAATCCCTGGAAGCTCTATCGGTGGCCAATGGGTTCTCCGTCTTGGAATCACTGTCTCGTCTCGAGTGTTGTCTATCCTGGCTGGAGCTATCCTTCCTCCGCACCCCTTCGAGCTTATCTAATTTCTTCAAGGGTGCCAATTTCGTTGGGATTCTGGTGGTCGATGCGTTCATTTTGAAAGTGTGTTTTATGGTTTCCTTTGAAGAGGTCTCCTTTGGAAGGGTTGCCTCCTCGTGCGACTCGAGATCCTTGGCGGTGGTCTTCGAGTCTTCCTCTGTCGATAAAAAAtgtatgatttttttttaaatcaggTTATACTTTCTGGGAGGAGCGAAGAAACAGACGCAAACTTTTCTTGGGAACAATCACCCTCCAGAGAGAAAAGGGTTGCCGATAGTGGAAGTCAACTGTTCTGTCATCTTCCTTTTTTATACGCAGCTGCGAGGAATGTCGAAGAAACggataagaaaatatatttaaaaactcGAAAAATCACGGGCAAagattattaataacaatCAGAAGGATTGTCGGTCTTGAAACAAtctgttccttttctttcaaaCGCTTTTCCCTATAATTCTTTCAGAAACATTTGCATAGCAAAGGCACGCGCCGTGTCCACTGGACAAAGTGAATAACGAAGTGTACACATACTGTTCCATAACAGAATTTTCTGTGTGAACACGTGTCGGCTTTGATCTCGCCGCCAAGTGATCGCAATATCACTTGACCCTTCTTCCTAAACGAACCCGTATCTCCTAGCCGTTTTTCTAACCATTTTCCTTCGCGAGATCGCATCGCAGCGATCGCGAATCTCGTTTGCGACATCTCAAAGGCGAACAGCTCGGAAAGAGGAAGGTTTCCGCGTGAACAACTCTCCAGAGAATCGTCGGTGCagggaaatttaaaaataaaaaaaaaagaaggaaaaccTTGCTCTTTAGACCGGGTGTGCCTTTAATCTTCGCGGCTCGCGGAGTAGAAACAAGAATGCCAGGTGAGGAGGACGAGAAGCGGCAACAAATATTGACTTTTCACGCGGTCGCAATTTCGTCTGCCTTCCTGATGCGATTTCAAGCGAGGCTTTTAACCGTCTGCTAAGTGACACTCTGTAATTCGACGATAATCACGCGAGTCAAAGAAGCTGCTTTCTTCTGGATTCCCTTCTGGAAATTAAGACAAAGCGACGGTCGATCGTTTCGTTTGAACAATAATTAATCCtacccttttctttttatttttttaattcgaaTCGCGTCAGGAGCTTTCGTAGGATGTTCAAGAGGAGAAGCATTCGAACAATCCGCGCTCGATGGACTCGGACGCGATAATTGGACGGATCCTACGTTCAAGCAACTATTACGTACTTTCACGAGCGAGTGCACCGACACGTGAGTGCCTTAACGAATGTGTCGCACGCCGACGAGCAGCACGAAAGAGTTTCGAGGGCTCTTTGCCGAGCAACTGCGTCCGCCTATCCTATCGAACGAGAAATCGCGCCAACAAACCCGCTCGTCTGTGTAACTTTATTGCACTCGAACGGGGACGATCAGACGAGCGGTCTTTAACGCGTTCTCCAGTGAACAACAGTTAAGTACATCGATTGGACAGGTCTGGGATGAGTTTTCGGTGAACAGGGAGAAACCTGGAATTACGTAAAAAATTGacgttaataaataaaaaaaaaaaataccaaGTTCCATTTCAAATGATAAATCAACCAATCTTCTTTGATTATCGAGTGAACGTACtcgaaaatttttcatttccgtGATTATAACTGTTCAATAACAGCGCGAAGACACAACCAACGAATAAGGTGATCAatcgagtaaataaaaaaagaaaaatgattattcAACGTACCACGATGAGACGGTTACATGTGCGCGCGTGCGATGGCCTCTTCAATACGAACCCGATGAACTTTGACAAACGGATCTCCGAATCGATTCAACGACCGTTTGCAAATGGATTATCGTTGTTTGTTACACGAATTATAGTCTCGTGAGCGATAAGATTACCGTTAGCCTCATCAATACACGTGCTTGGAAATAATTAACACAAAACCGAGCGTACGTTATATCGTTCGCTCTATCGCGTTGCACGCGCGCCATTTGAGAAACGTTACATAAAAGTTGGAGCACACGAGGAATTATTTTATGTGGCCGCCGGATTGGTGTTACGTAAAAACACAGAGAAAAGACACGGAGTTAATAAGCAAAGACGATGTTCCGTTGCCAATGATCCACGGTCATTGAGAATGGAAACCGAAGCTGCGTGTAATTTCTGCAAACTCGATGCCTCAAGGTCAAGAGCAAAAGAATATTTACGTAATCGGTATGAATCATTGCGGATCGAACGAGAAGGAAAGATCGAATCGCGATCGAAAGTCGGCGAACAGACGGAGAAGAATATTCTCCTACGTAGATCGATGCTCGCGAGACGGCGGGCAAAGTTTCATCTGGATTCATcctaaaaatataattcacGTTTGACGGTAAGCCAGCTTCGAATTTCAGTGCCAAAGCAGTCCTTGAAGCTCGAATTTGAATACTTGGCGAAAATATACCAGCGAAATTTTGGCAAAATACGAAAGAACAGGTGTTAAGCACGTTCACTGtcaaaattcttaaaattaacTTAATAACGATATGCTAACGTGGCTATCAGCTTGATAATTCACTGATATCAGCCACGAATGACGGAAGCGAGTCTgttaataattgttattatcAATAACAATGACGATTAGTTCACCTGTTCAGTGACGAGATCCTACTTTTTACGAACAAACGATAATTAAATAACGCTCGATTTCTGAGGATAAGATTATCTTATCTTGTTTACCGTATCTCGTCTGTCGATAAGTATTCTTAAACGAGAAATAAGTGAAAGTTTGACTATTCGAAAGCTGAAATGGTTAGTCAATCTTTCAGTAAATGATAATTGAACAGGGGTTGAGATTGCTCTTCGAAGGTTCGCgtgttaaccctttgcacgagacaaaaagaaaaaaaagagtcATGCCACTTCTAGTTCACAATATGCATGTCATGGTTTATTTATACACAACTGGTCTACATTATACATGTACAGAACGCGAGACTGTGAATGTTTGTTACACAAGCTGTCGCATAATCACAGACGTCGAAgggtataaaaatattttgtttttttacgTATACTCGAGATTGCAGTACAAGATCATCGTTTGTTCACCTTGATCAAGAATGAACACAAACATAACTAGATTAGTTTCAGACCTATCTacctatctatctatctatctatctatcatCAATCAAACGAGCAACGacttataaaaagaaaaaggtgaaTACATTGTGTGAATCAGTCAGGAGGTGCTGAGTCTACTATAGAACAGCGTACACGCGATATCTTTCTGTagaatttacataaaatttaaaatcttGCAAACTGTATCAACGAAGTCTTCTGTTTGAATGATAAATGAAAAGTTGGACGTGCTTAAAGTGGAAGACGATAGGATTAGATATCTTGATTATTGAATAATGGTATCATCGAAAGCTTAGAAGAAATTGTGAAATAGAAGCTCTAaggaatttagaaaatgaaataacaacagtttgataaataatataagGGGTAGGAATGTCAGAAGGTTGGCACTGGACAAGTGGATTAGATATCTTAATCACCAAATACTAGTATCATCGAAGGCTTAGAAGAAATTGTGAAATAGAAGATCtaagaaatttagaaaataaaataataaaaaggggTACGAATGTCAGAGGGTTGGTAATGGACAGGTGGATTAAATATCTTTATCTTCTAAAACTTAGAAGCAATTGTGAAATAGAAGCTCTAAGGAatctaaaaaatataataataacaatttgataaataatacTGTTAGAGGACTTCTGcaggagaaaataaaaagaatcatAGGGGTTGGAATGTCAGAGGGTTGGCAGTGGACAAGTCACCCACGAAGAAGACTTGGACTCGATTTCCGGTGCCGGAATTCCCTATTTATCACAGATCCCTGCATCGTCAGGGTTAATCAGGTTACTCTTACCCTAATGGTCTTACAATCCCTGTGATACTCGTAGTAGTACAATTAGATTTCTCTTTTCCCTAAATACCGTGTGTACGCTACAGACTGCAAGTCCaagtgcaaagggttaaatccTATATTTTCCATTCGCCCGTAATGACGAGGCAATCCGTACCGACGCTCATTTGCCTGGTATTGCCAGCCCTGGCCTGTTTCACCAGCTGTTTGTAAACAGGGTCCAGGGGATGTTCCCAGGTGGTGGTTCCGGTGGAAGCCTGGTAATAGTACCAGCTTTCGCTCGCCTCGTGGTAGCATGGTTTCCAACCCTTCGGCAAGGCCGCCATGAGGCCCTCCCGGGCCAAGACCAAAAGGTGCGGTTCCGCATCAGGGTCGATTCCCAGGCGTCTCGCATAGTCGAGCACCTCTAAAAAATAACCAGGTGCGCTCCATTAGCTGATTACCAACTGGACAAGGGCGATGGACTATGAACTCGTGGACAGAGTACGCgatgatattaatttaactGGAAAAACTTAATTAACGCTTCGCGAAATGCCTGAGAGGCGAATACGTGTAACAGTTTGCGAAGCGTTAAGAAGGTCAAGGATGATCGTGGGCTTGTGAAAAGGGGCTAAAACGTTCCTGGAATTTAAATGAAAGCGtcctttaaaaaaaatacttgTATAAATTTCTGGCCTCTTTATCTTGATTTCATATCAATCGTTGAATGAGTAACATTTAACTAGTCAAAGATAACATTATCTTTCTGCTACTGCATACGTGACAGAGGGAACATACTTATCTCCAAGAAATTTGACGTAATTATTGACAAACAATGtttaatttagtttaattATCGGTCTCCTCTGCTTCTACCGATCGTAAACGTCCCATGAAACTTGCAAACATTTCCCTCAACATTTTCAAGGATTCCAACTGTCCGGTAATTGAATTTCTGAGAAGTTTGTTACGAAGTGTATCGGATAGCCGTGGTTGATCAAAGAAGCAGTTGGAACTTTTGTAACAAGTATTATTGGCCCGGGTGAGACGTGGGCGCTGGTAAAGATAGAGGATCTCGTTGGCCGAGGGTCGAGGGTAGAATTTTTAACCTATCggttattataaatatttttctgctCGATAGCTAACGAAGAAAGTATTATTAAAATGCTCGTGGATTTCAAGGTTCTCGAGTTGGCTGTATGCAAAGTGTAACGATGCTCATCGATTATAAAGGCCAGGTGGAAGTACACGTGGCAACGCGGAAATGTCGTCTCGGGACAAAAGAAAAGGGGTCTTTAGCTAATATTTGCTGTTAACATCGAATATCGAGTAACCGTATCGAAGATAACGTGTTAGCCAAACTTTATCCAACTAATTGCTGGCAACTGTTAAACATTCATCAACCGCGATATTCATGACGCTGACGCGTCTAAATCTGGCCCACTCTACTCATCgcggtttaattaatttttaagtatCCCGATGCGAGGTGCAGTTTACAGGTGGcgattctaaaattaaatcaaacaAAGTCTCCAATCTTGCCGCTTCGTTTAATCAGATACCTGATTTATTGCGTCACCGGGTATATATAACTCGTTACAAGAATGTCGTTCAATCGTTTAATTATAGAGcgtgaatattaatttctcgcagttttttgcaaaattattctCTTCGATCTAGCACACGGTTCGCATGTATTCTGCATAATTTCATGCATAATAAATGCAAAGACGTTTCTACGTACAGTCGATCAAAATTCtattcaatattaatttctatatCTATGATAAATCCAATAACCTCTGTGGAATTGCCTTCGctaaggatgaaaataatgcgACGACGACTAAGCATACGATTAACGCCAGAGTCTCGAGACAGTCTCGGAGCTTCTCTCGTTTTCTTTAGGAAACGTGGAAAATCCTGACGACAGCAGTGGGAAAAGAGGGTCGATTAAAAATTCCATCATGGAAGTCTTTGACAGGTGGCTCGGTGTATGGGGGTAACCGCCACAACATCTGTCTTCCCTGCGATGGATAAATTTCGTAGTTATCCCAAAGGCTACCAGCTAAAATTTCCCAAGTTTTTCCCAGATCTTCCAGCGAAAGCTGGCTATAAAATAAAGCTCGAAGGTGACTTTTAATTGACGAATGCATTTGGTGCAACGGAAGCTGGCCAGTGGTACGGATAGCAAAGGGGTGGTCCTCGAGGCTTATGACAAAACTTTCGCCGCACTGCGGATTCTATTGATTTTCCTCGCCGCGCTAGGGTACACGAGCTCACTGCTCCCGTACGACCCTGGTGTAAATAAACAAGGAAACATCACCGAAACTCTTTGACCTTCTCTGGTTTTATCCACGACTTTTCCAATTTAATCCCTTTCACCGTTAACTTTTCACCAATCCCATCTCCAGCCTCGCTACGCTTCTCTTCGTCcttcttttatcatttttttatttcagatcAGCAACTATTAATCATGTCAGAATAGGGAAGAAGATATAGAAGATCCAAAAGACATCGAGAACCTTGGCTGAACTGACCCTGTTAGAAGCAAGCAATTAGAGGAAACGTATCCGAACGAGTTCATTAGCAACGCGCAATTGAACAAGTACAAGGACGGTATCGGGACTTTCGGTTCGCCTCGATGGACAGGACGAGTGTTCGATGAGCGACCGTGACCTCGAAATGGGCAAGTGTCGAAGAGCGAACTAGCCAGAGAAGATAGGTAGGCGGAAGTGTACGAACGAGGAGCGGCGGCGATGGAAAAGCCACCCTGTGCTACATCGATCGTGGGACGAGAAACGGGGAAAACGTTCGGTGAACATTCGGTCTGATTTCTTTCTTCACGTACCTTCGTTCGACGGATGAGACGTCTCGTCGAAGACCTCCCTGCCCAAGATCGTGGCTGCGCTGTCCTGAGAAATACTCATGCTAGCGCGAACGAACAGCCGGGCCCCGGGGTGCAGGACGTTCACATAACTCGGGTAGGTAGGTCGCGCTCGGCCCAATGGCAACAACACACCTCGTTACGATCGGCCAGGTAAATATCCGTCATTTTACGGTTGTTACAACGACGACGCGTGAACGCGATAATGTTTCAGCTGACGGCGAAGAGGAGTAGAACGACGGCGAGACCCGTCCGACGACAGTCAACGTTGAATTCGACTTAAACGTAGGCGGTGGAAGAAGGAACGGACACGAAGAACGTGCAGCGCCCTCGGTAGCCTGACCCCGAACTAGGCCAATGATAAGGAAACGAGTGTAACAGCCGGCGGCAACTGTcttatcgattaatcgaaactCAGCCGCGGCGTTCTCGTTTGACAGCCCGGGAAATACGGGAATCTTAAATCCCCGCCCGATCCGCGACCGCGCGTTTGGCATTTCTGTTGAGAAACCATCGTCGTTGAGCAATTTCATTTCGAGAGATTCGTTTTTAACTCCAGTTTCAAGCTGATAATATTGCAGCCTTTTCAAAATTTGGTGATTTTTATGAGGGATATTGTATTTTAGGAGAGAACCATGATTACAGGTACTTGCCTGTGTCCTAGTTTCTTTTTATGAGATTCTTGCTTCATCCGCATCCTTGAGAATCGGAGTGGAACGAGCTGCTTTTAAACCGAAGATGATGGATGAATGATTAAGCGATGACGAGGTTAAATCGCCTGTATTTCCTGTTATTTCAGCGATTATTTATAGCAAACGCTGCTGACGCTGATTGTAATTTTGTAGTGGgagtgaaagaagaaaatgtcaTTTGGTatctcttctttccttcttttttttctaataagACATAAACTTCTAGTaaataatgatttaataaagtaaattaatatttaaaatattatttgaacgAATAATTTTGCCTTTTTAATGCCTCCGTAttgatttttgaatatttgaatttgCGCGCTTTATCGATCACCGTTTGAAAAACAGCAGGAAACGATTGTGGCGCTATCGTGATGAATTTTATGGTTCTTCCTCGAGAAATATGGAGAATTTCTTCCTTATCGACACACTAGGGAATTTTCTGCCAGTGGATGAAGAAGTTTCCCCTATATTACATCGAAGTATCTTTcgaacaaaatgaaaaattttctaaagtattgaaaatataattatgaGCACGGtttattagaaataatatattggtattattatttcaattgtaaaaagtgtaaaattaataaaaataaagtcaTCACATTTGACTGTCTTTGGTAGAGATGGCGCCAACGTGTGCAAAACCACCCCTAAAATAAATCCCCTTCGTAATAAACCACCGGGAATCTCTTGATAAATTACTTTAGCGGTAAATGCACCAACTGTGTAAATTTCAGAAAGCGGTAATCATCTTCATTGAATATGTTcaatatttatacatttaaaatGTTTGATTATTCAGATTTATGCAACGTGCGACAGAAATGACGACAATACACGATGATTCATTATGTAAAACAACTTTGTTAATATAGTACTTCgcattttgtaatattattcGTATTCTTCAGGgactttaaaaaattatttttcatacacAATCCATAacatagaaaaagaatttcaaaaaggaaatatttaaTCTTAGTTCTATTgtatcattaaaatattattaccagttaaataatctaaaatattattccgaagtaaataatattttaacacTTATCTGTGAtctaaaataattagaaattccAAGTAGCCTTAGAATATTCGTTGCACCTAAACAGGTATAATTACGAATGCAAATTACTTCTACCTCCTTTTGTCAATTGCAAATTACCCCATTAGAAATTTTCTCCTGACTTCGTCagcaaaaattaaaagaaaaacaagaatAAGATAACGTTCAACTACTTCACGCTAAAAGGTCAAAATTATCACAGACAATCTGTCATTAAATTTACATTCTAGAAATAAACAAATGATAAAGTCAGAATAGTGCAAATGAAACGGAAGTGACGTGAActtttatgtataaatattcataGAGTGGACTATAGTGCGTCAAAGACTTATGCGACTAAAAACAATTGtatcaaatttcagttcaataaaattgattaatatcAGAACGACCAAACATTTTCTTATTCTGAactatgaaaattattaaagaatttatttttaacttcaaaaatatcagaaacAGGTATAAATTCAACTCCAAACATTGTCAGACGAATTGAAAGCTTTTGTGCAAATTCTATGAGGAAATTCTTAGGACACAGATCTTCCTGAAGAAAATCCAACGATTCGAAGATGCAATTCTTCGATGGCAGGACCCgtatttttcaacatttccaaCATACCCTCGCGCCGCGATACGATCTGTCGTTTGCAGCAATAGCGAAAATAATGATCGAACCATCGATTGGGACatttaaatttcacgctcTATAGAAAACAACGAGGACCACCGAATCATGGTGTTAACGTTAACGACTGCAGTATTCGGGAGCCGTTTCGTCGAACGcgaaaattaaatgataatgATATCGTATGCCGACGCCGCGTGAAATACTTGCGGTCTCTAGTCGAGAACAtttatttctctcttcctcctTCTCTTTACCATTTCTCGACATTCTTTCGTCTCTTATCCAAGTCTCCAGTCAGTCACCCCCTCTTCGCTACCCTTCGTCATCGTATTTTCCTTTCTGTTCGCCCTTCCTCCTCGTTTCTGCGTTTTTTATTCTGTAAAAATCCTCGTTAACTCGAATCACGACTCGGGCCGGCGACTTTCCACTTTTCCCGGGCTAAATAAATCGTTAGAGGTGGCTTGCTGGCCGAACGCGAGCTAATGGCGCTCCACTTGTTATTGTTCCACGGTGTTCCTTCGACGAAACAGACTTTAATCAACGTTCCAAAACGCGGCAACCGATCGTGAGGTCAAATGGAAGCTTCCTCGAATTGGTTCgaagaattttcattgttttgaagaaaataatcGGGTTTAGCAGGGTGGATCAACCCTTGCGCGGTCAACTTCCTAACTGGCTAactatttcattaataaatttattatgttCTTGTGAAAATATGAGAGAACCACTTGGCATAATCATTCTTTGAATATATTCACGTCGATATacgatttaaaaataaaaatttcaagtatcAAAATCTCAAATATATTGTTTctcgtttcaattttcaagTTTGCGTACACATATTTTCTTCTGAAGGAAAACAGAGAGAAACTTAACAGGTTCTGTAAAACTGACGGACAAAAGGGTACTTGGCTTTCCGGAGTCGAACCGGGAACAAAATGGCTGAAATGTACAGCGAGAAAAGCGACGCTCTTTCAgtgatattttaataaaggaaacttcatttcttgaataatttcaGCGACTCTATTGTGTTCGAAGTTGTTATTAACATTAAATGGTAATTTgatgtttaaaattattaggAGTGCAAAGTGTTGAATAACGTAAGAAATAAGGAGCCCTTTTTATATCAGGCCCTTCTGAGCCAAGAGCTAAACGTTGCAACAAAAAGATCATTAAGCCTCCCTTGAATCGAAACtggatataaaaaaaaaaatgaaatggtaCACAATGAAAGCAGCAATCCCACGAAGGCAGAGAAAATCCGTTACGTAGCCATCATGGGAGAACGTAACAACCGAAAAATCACGTACATTACCCTGAACAATAAATTCTATTGGTCGTTAGACCCTCGAGCACACGCCAGGGGATCCCCTAATCCGACCTAACGCCGTAATATCGTTACCTTGTTAAATAAATGTCACAGCAGGAGGGTTGCTCGGGGCTGGCCAGTCGGTCTACAAAAGGCCAACCCCTAAAAATTGGGCCAACGTCCGTACCGTTCAAAATGGTGGACCAACGCGTCCGTAGCTAACAAAGAAATGCACAAAAAGGAGTGACGTTCTAGCGACTGCAATCTTTCACGGCAATGGCCGATTGCAACCCAACCCCGACGATTCGTTGACTGAAAGACGAGATAATCGCTTGTCAACCTAGCGTTGCTTCTAACAGACCTCGCGATCATGATTTTGCCACCCCTTCTCATTTTTTCGAGGAGCAGATTTTATATCCATTGTTAC contains:
- the LOC114872741 gene encoding trichohyalin isoform X4, with the protein product MSISQDSAATILGREVFDETSHPSNEEEDSKTTAKDLESHEEATLPKETSSKETIKHTFKMNASTTRIPTKLAPLKKLDKLEGVRRKDSSSQDRQHSRRDSDSKTENPLATDRASRDYTNLRFQDPKFYECPKVLEAMAPIAATTTAATTTITSPTQELDLKEVLKRSESLSPRHEKDWEQLSSKFSSEENIIDIDKLSITTLARSERTEKFDKEKHPSQFSQQKELTLSGGGTMFLKSNRSRDTTPSQEGGKLDDFRTVAISDEGCNIVGDRLKSILREKQSEDDDRPVDEERKSVRFDIEKEVDIKFTYSGSEDDWDSESEEQNVRISAVVSNKATGSILFSQRSSSQSLDDENKEDSESKLDEDTRKSSSSETPRNSKVVGKRFVVQNVTENEHRTQMAKENVRRDSLSRESSLDYVPSNKFMKIKNIDLVSRSETDCSVVKSSDSEDIRKSKPKTVKPKKSAIRFSKDRQTDDDDTSDLSRVNQDLEQSRRERLKEEHSKNLDETRTGLSKDHQRDIEMLKKEFEDKLEQTKKELEENFVEQKQQLQKNMSERLEELKREMAEKEEQEIQNLIAEMDKARLENLKKVKAELEVCYEKERQEILANLKTELDERRKELLELRNQEMGKLENEHERDLGEEKLAKLNEFELTKQHSEKIEALKKELEKEFDDLRTELRIQQREKITKITEDHEKCLAEILRDFRIDEDLTRKMYKQRLEEIHADFSRDAEKEARKQTERALQQDSIEFEKMRCEKRLLQDKYMALKEKYMKLKKEVRLAVERRSRRKEGYTTASETERSTSTRTRTDKTESSEQNTPLRNTRPSLATTSAKAQETPIAKEQTEEQHKPEESNVQSVQKVQNSGFQKGAAIGAAAIPKTAAVRIESDDTTTASETNANMMMKKKKNFSKKATSTARASTAGNNNNNNLENPVENIRKQLEKLEDLGDQLPSNETAYTLRYPFQDKALANTSSELEFFRHRIHVERDSVRRAREALRHQENAFHGRQKAWKQRSARATLEQLVQEERELSEMEVSLHRTRSLLGEKVIHLRHLEQSLDRVASAKRNENEATSTRNDELTLSDMSSASSGFSSTDLGTDTFIDKPDHYQESTEIIASLESLNSEIREIWGVLNKRLDTNASPPPTFMYSYLRWLRFHHLAAQSNSVQGTFGTPNIQSNILSQLTATQPPATTTQNIIAQYGPNSGFTTSVGTVDKPISNLMERTWNLRDWLRQACAENTDLISPGQATL
- the LOC114872741 gene encoding trichohyalin isoform X6, translated to METSFLSLFPAVCCERVKGSWTVSTEDDRRLLTEVLDYARRLGIDPDAEPHLLVLAREGLMAALPKGWKPCYHEASESWYYYQASTGTTTWEHPLDPVYKQLVKQARAGNTRQMSVEEDSKTTAKDLESHEEATLPKETSSKETIKHTFKMNASTTRIPTKLAPLKKLDKLEGVRRKDSSSQDRQHSRRDSDSKTENPLATDRASRDYTNLRFQDPKFYECPKVLEAMAPIAATTTAATTTITSPTQELDLKEVLKRSESLSPRHEKDWEQLSSKFSSEENIIDIDKLSITTLARSERTEKFDKEKHPSQFSQQKELTLSGGGTMFLKSNRSRDTTPSQEGGKLDDFRTVAISDEGCNIVGDRLKSILREKQSEDDDRPVDEERKSVRFDIEKEVDIKFTYSGSEDDWDSESEEQNVRISAVVSNKATGSILFSQRSSSQSLDDENKEDSESKLDEDTRKSSSSETPRNSKVVGKRFVVQNVTENEHRTQMAKENVRRDSLSRESSLDYVPSNKFMKIKNIDLVSRSETDCSVVKSSDSEDIRKSKPKTVKPKKSAIRFSKDRQTDDDDTSDLSRVNQDLEQSRRERLKEEHSKNLDETRTGLSKDHQRDIEMLKKEFEDKLEQTKKELEENFVEQKQQLQKNMSERLEELKREMAEKEEQEIQNLIAEMDKARLENLKKVKAELEVCYEKERQEILANLKTELDERRKELLELRNQEMGKLENEHERDLGEEKLAKLNEFELTKQHSEKIEALKKELEKEFDDLRTELRIQQREKITKITEDHEKCLAEILRDFRIDEDLTRKMYKQRLEEIHADFSRDAEKEARKQTERALQQDSIEFEKMRCEKRLLQDKYMALKEKYMKLKKEVRLAVERRSRRKEGYTTASETERSTSTRTRTDKTESSEQNTPLRNTRPSLATTSAKAQETPIAKEQTEEQHKPEESNVQSVQKVQNSGFQKGAAIGAAAIPKTAAVRIESDDTTTASETNANMMMKKKKNFSKKATSTARASTAGNNNNNNLENPVENIRKQLEKLEDLGDQLPSNETAYTLRYPFQDKALANTSSELEFFRHRIHVERDSVRRAREALRHQENAFHGRQKAWKQRSARATLEQLVQILRKFFSRRNENFRKWR